The DNA segment caaatttaatgataaatattgtctgttatttcttttacgttaaTCTGAAGTATGAAAACACATatatcatccgcaaacttatgtgagaacggcttcgtcGATTCACACactttgcggatgattttttttgtttttgtccatAACCCGATGCACGTAAAAGAactaacagacaatacttaattGGCTGTTCCACTAGATACCTGCATACCTGTACTTGGGGTTGAATAACGTATCCACTACAATATGACGAACTAAACTGATTCCTTTTGCAAGaacaaatttgttaaaaacaattgatCTTTGGAATAATCTGAAAGCGGATATGCGAAATTGTGAAcgaatttcatgttttaaaaaagcaGTAGCACCGGCTATTTACAAAGTGCACTCATGCAGAAatcgaaaataaaatattttacatattagatTTAGACATTCTATGGGCTCGTCATTATATCTTTGAATATAGTTTCAAGGAAAATGTCATAGTCTTTGTAAACACTTCAATCCAATATTTTGGAATATTTACAAGTACGGATGTTGTGTAGAGTACACACGTACAATTGCTGAAataagtgtttaaaaatatcgagacaaaataaatattcagcAAAATTTTCTATTAGACTAACCTATATTACGTAAGTTGAAGGGCTTGTTTATGTGTCatttagttgtttgtttgtttgtttgtttaaagggacattcctgagtttattgcactgtaagatgtttccgaaaaataaaatatttctacgattaaacttacatattaaatatattttcatgtttagaatatcagtgtctgtatattcaatgtttttctggccatcttaatatttgtaagaagcccaaactggatctttgtcttcaaataatttcgtacgtccgaaaaaatatattttagaaaataaaatgaaatttaacctagtacaaatagtagaacgatcagaaacaaatttaatatacagccactaatattttatgcagaaaaatatatttgatatgcaattataatcgttaaaaagtctctgttagtcgataacatcttaaaaattgcagcaaactcaggaatgtccctttacggAAATATTAGCTATCAGCTTAGATTAAGGCcgcagaccttagtttcaactcatgcaattaaaaagaaaggaatgttttagttaacgatgcactcaacacattttatttacggttatatggcgtcagacaaatggttacggaccacatagatattaagagaggaaacccgatgtcgccacttcatgggctactcatttcgattagcagcaagggatcttttatatgtaccatcccacagacagggtagtacataccatgacctttgatataccagtcgtggtgcactggctgcaacgagaaatagcccaatgggcccaccgacgcggatcgatcctagaccgaccgcgcatcgagcgagcgctttacgtcctgccccccccccccccactagtgaaaatggacaccaagtttgattaatttacaaatctgtaacacatttggatagagtgaaacaagagtatgtgacattagattaaaactcgactccataaccgttacttcccagacgcacgtgcggttttaaaaatatgaaaactgcattttgtggtattagaaacatcatGATGACcagacacaataaaataaaagtaatgtttgatttcagtgataataAACGACTCTactagtgaaaaatatgccttagggTTTAAAAAcgtgggtctgtccctttaattagccTTGATAACAATAATTCAAACAATAGCAACCCCGCTCCAAAGCATACACCAATCCCAGTCCTCCAATAgcaacaaaaacagttttatagtGTCTGTTTAGATTATCTTCAAATCTAAACTGTTACCTTGCCCTTTGACATGCATAAAAACAACACTGACATAATAACACTCAAGACATTTCATTCAACAATGCTACACATTTCATGAATATAGTAACAAATGAGAAACAGCACAGGTTACCTGGACTATCGTTTTAAATGCACGAAATCAAATCCTtctcaaaaacacaaaaactcaTATATATCTCTTAGACACACGTAACTTCAGATTTACTAAAGCACAGAATTCCATCATCTTTGTTATTTTGAATACCTTGTTTTGCTTTGGGGCTGTTATCCGTCATGGACAACCACGTAGTTCGCGATTCCCTTTGACACAAAAGACGCATAATCTGTTGTCGAAATTTTTTTCCCGTCGCGCAGTATAGAAAGAAGTTCATGGAATGATTGACGTACATAAGGAGTTCAGTTATAGATTTCACCAAAGTGAACTTTGCCACCTTGTGTGGATCGTGCAACATCTGGTTCCAGAATGTCGTCACGATGAGAGACACATTCATGGGTAGAGTCGTTATGAGAAAACTGAAAGACACCGTCAGAAGCATGATGGTCAGTTTGGTTCCTTCAGTGCTCTGGCGCCGTCCATCCAGCTTCTGTCTTTCAGAAACGCCCTGCATCCTCTCTCGGCTGTTGTGGGCCTTCACCACCTGGTTAATGATCATGATATTCAACataataatgaatacaaacGGCAGGAAGGAATATATGCACGCGTCCACCCACGGCCAAGCTTCGTTGACCAAGGCGCTGTACGGTTCCACGGCGCGGCAGTAGACCACGTTTCGACCATCAATCATTTCCTCGACGGACTCCACCGTCCAGAGGAAGTGCAGGTTGATGGCGAACATCAGCAGCACGAGCCCGAGAATGACCTTCTTGGCTCTCAGAACGTTGCACATCTGGTTGGCTTTGAACGGGTAGCAGACGACAATGAACCTCTCCACCGTCACCGCCATGATAATCCACACGGCGGTGTCGCTGGCGATGTATCCGAGAATGACGGTCAGCTTGCACAGCCACATCGCCTGGTTCTGCAGATCCATTCCCGTCAGCTCCCCGATCCACATCCGCAGTAATCCAACGTACAGGACGAACAGGTCCGCGACGGCCAAGCAGGCCAGGTAGAAGTAGGTGGACACTTTTATCATCGACCTCCGCCTGAGAACGAGAAACGCGAACATGTTTCCGAACGTCCCGATAATGATCAAGATTGGCGGGACGTACAGCAGCAGAAACTTGCTCATCCGGAACTCGGCGTACTGCATGTACGGTTGCTCGTAGTTCTCCACCCGCATCGTGTGTTGGCGGAGCAGCGACTCCAACTCCTCAAGACTGCTCACTCCGGATTCCTCCAGCAGAGTCTGGCGCTGTCCGGCCGTCAGCTGTCTTATAACGGTCATCACAGCCGTCTTGTTGAAACCCACTGCGCTTGCGTCAGAGTATTCGCCCATTATACTGAAAATAGAAACAGAGAGAAAAACCTAAAATAGACTGCTGTAAATGCTGTGAAGGAGATTTTTGTTTGATAAcgtcgtgggtttttttttttttgcaggttTGTTAAAAAAGGCagttaataacaaacaaaaagaacaaacaataataatgaacaatgaaaacaaaaacaacaacaattaacaataaaacaacaacaataaagcaaaaacaaaacaaaatacaacaacaaaagaaaagacccccccccccaaaaaaaaaaaacccacctacaaaacacaacaacagcccccaaacaaaaaacaacaaacaaacaaaaaacaaaaaacaaaacaaaaacaaaacaaaacacaacaacaaccaaaaaaccaacaacaaacaaacctccccccaaaaacaacaacaacaaagaaacaaaaaacaacaacaacaaaacacaacagaAACAGTAATTCTCtaaaaaaaagtctgttttgCTGCTAAGGAAACTGTATCTAGGGTTTCATCTGATAACTACGAGTTAAATATTACTAAACTTTTGatatccaattgccgatgatcaCGTTCAAATCTATGATGGTCGACACCGAATGGAGTGCAAATTAATAAGAGGACTGACAGTCTAAATAGTTTTGCCGTACATCCCTCACCTTTTTTCAAATCGGAAAAGTCAATCTAATACTTAAATAGTcgataaaatatatagtttactaaatttataataactggattaaaacattttgaaacttatggagtgttttgaataaatagagattaagcatgaaaaaaaggaaaggtGTTAAGGTGGTGTTGGAAGTAAAAGTCTATGAGGAGAAAGacacatttttaatgttaaattaaaaaatttcagttttgtttaaaaaaaaaaaaaaattttttattttttttgaaatcTCACTCTGTTGGTTTGTAGATACTACCAAGCAATACTCTATTAAGGGATATCCTTtaaattttcagttttaaaattcaactttaatattttaaatttaataagaaATCAATTTTTTAAAGTAGCAAAAATCTCTCATTTACTTTGTAAAACATGCCCATTAGAATTAAGTCAAACGATTCACTAAAAACTGTTCAATATTCAACatccattttaatttaattttaatttaataacatttttttttttttttttaaatcacaaattttaaaatttctttgTTAATTAGTCTGCAGGGAATTCCCCAGAGAATCCCTGTATCAAGTTTTAGACAGATGCACTCACAACTAGAAAGATATACGATTTTGAAATTTTCAacattaaacttttattttaattcaataaaaGTTCAACATCCCTCTAAATTCATGCCtatattttaagatgttttttttttttcttctgcaggttcgatcctgcataataatgaaatagGACTTTTTTTTCCCAGTTGAGAAAACGTGAGAGGTTGTCCTACACGACTTATCTCCCTTTAAATGTCAAACGTAGTCCATatcacaaaaaaatatataattaaaaataaataaataaattaagaaaaaaaaatatattaaaaacaattgcaCAGTTCGACTctgtgtttcctctctattacTTCCAAAGATACTTCTACATACATTTTAATCTAAATTTACGGCCTAAACGTATCTGAAATATTGGCTGATCGTTAGTGTTGTTTTTGAGCAAGCCAAAAATGCATGTAAGACTGAGTCCACACAAATCAGACGAAAGTGCCTTCGCATTTTACTCGATAGCTTTTCGATCTGAGATATTTCTTatcaattaaaacataaataaataacattgaacATTTACAAATGGCTTCGACTCTCTTGATAACCAATTTACGTCAATTCTAGAGTTCGGAGAGCATGCTCCTGCAGAAAACTTTGAAGACTAGGTGTTCTGAAATTCATTTTTCTGCATTTTAGttctacaattaaaatttatcaTGACAAATGCAAGTatatgcatgcacgcacgcacgcacgcacgcacgcgcgcgcacacacacgcacgcacgcacgtacacacacatttcTTGGGCATTTTAGAATTGAAGGAAatagaaattgttttaaaaactacaataaaaaaaaataacaaagagaAGAGTAAGACAGAGATACAAAGATATCAAactcacacccacacacatacatacatccatacatccatacatacatacacacatacacacatacatacatacatacacacacacacatacacatacatacatacatacacacacacacacacacatacacacacacacacacacacacacacatacatacatacatacatacatacatacacacatacatacacacatacacacacacatacacacatacatacacacatacatacatacatacacacatacatacatacatacatacatacatacacacacacacacacacatacatacatacatacatacatacatacatacacacatacatacacacatgtcgTATACcgtcaggataattcggaatgttttcaaattattttcaaatcactggcatgattctgcaagtaagattttgattggtggacatgagcttcaactggctactgttagatccacatgtaatagtggagctaattttaattagattgttttgtTATCAAGCTTTATGTATTCAcctttgtttaaagggacattcctgagttttctgcattgtaagatgtttcctactaataaaatatgtctacgattaaacttacatataaaagatattttcttgtttagaatatcaatgtctgtatattcaatgtgtttctgatcgtctcaatatttgtaagaagcccaaactggattttgtcttcaaataattttgtacgtacgaaaaaatcgtTTTGGggacataaaattaaatttaacctagtacaaatattacaacgaaaagaaacacgtttaatatacagccactaatattttatgcagaaaaatatatttgatatgtaattacaatcgttaaaaagtctctgttagtcgataacatcttaaaaattgcagcaaactcgggaatgtccctttaatgtccaCTGTTGACTGAATTCCGTATCGTAGTAACTTTAGGACATCCATAGAACAGGGctacgttcagccagaccgagcagaaaaatgTCCGCCAGACTGGTGTATGGcttcagattacagttatcttcccatttggttgtcgaaaatccggaaatttgaccgcgcaagtagtctgctgtttgactgtgattatttcatggcagacagctatgaagtggcaactgtttgactgaagtgatagcatgtagtttgtaaacatgtgtaacttgttgacattgaagacttgtttgtggtaattccggcccatgcaaaaataatgctttttgtgtaaaatgggtgtactccagcctggtttagagggtgtgtctgtttaaaccaatatgctgggagaaagagctggacaacaggggttgtccttttcagggtatgtgtcccccatgcaggtaaaaggtacatacaaaacttcacgggcctgctgatattaataaaaatgttatagctactaaggctatatagaaacatatagcgaaattaattgtggtctgaggccgtaTGCGCTTCAAGTTAAACCAAAATGGCCACGCTGGGAACCATTCAAATAGTTcccgaacgttagcgaaacgtttgctagCTGAACATGGGTCTGGTGATCCAATATCTCTGGCTGAACAGTGCATAAATTACACATATttgaatcaacatattttattttgtgtaggAATGTATTAATTGTAATGATTCTGTGTAAAATTCTGCACTGAAGCCACATAAGAGCAGGTtcttttaaatttgaaaatggtataagtaatatttttttccattcatCCAAAGAGAAAGTATAACTTTCTTCCAAAAATTTGAGCTGCGATGTGGGACAGGCAGTAGAATCATTCagtttggcaattttgacagagtcttagagaggaaacccgatatatttttcaagggagcaaggaatcttttataagcgtcatcccacagacaggatagcacataccacgggctttgatataccagtcgtggtgcactggccggaactcCTTTAGAATATATACATAGTTTCAAAGGGTTAAtagggttaaagggacattcctgagtttgctgcattgtaagatgttttcgacaaataaaatatttctacgattaaacttatatattaaatatattttcttgtttagaatatcagtgtctgtatattcaatgtgtttctggtcgtcttaatatttgtaagaagcccaaactggatttcgtcttcaaataatttcgtatatatattttaggaaataaaacgaaatttaacccagtacaaatattagaacgatcagaaacatgtttaatatacagccactaatatttgatgcaggaaaatatgtttgaaatttagttacaatcgttaaaaagtctctgttagtcgataacatcgtaaacattgcagcaaactcaggaatgtccctttaaacaaacaaacagacaactaAATGACACATAAACAAGCCCTTCAActtatgtaatatttgtaagaagctcaaactggattttgtcttctaataatttaggaaatgaaatgaaatttaacctagtacaaatattagaacgatcagaaacacgtttaacatacagacactaatattgtatgcagcaaaatatatttgatatgtaattacaatcgttaaaaagtctctgttgtcgataacatcttaaaaattgcagcaaactcaggaatgtccctttaaccactaGCCAACTGATCTGGACAGACAGGCCAtatggctgaggtgtgtgccaaggacagcgtgcttgaaccttaattggatataagtactaaaataagtataaataattGAACTAATGAAtgaaactaaagtttgttttgtttaacgatactactagaacacattgattttttaatcatcgactattggtaattttgacacatagtcttagagaggaaacccgctatatttcccattagtagcaagggatattttatatgcaccatcccatagacaggatagcacataccaccgcctttgatataccagtcgtggtgcactggctggaatgataaatagcccaatgggcccaccgacggggatcgatcctagaccgacagcgcatcaagcgagcgctttaccactgggctacgaattaatgaatgaatgagcaggtgtaaaatagaaaaacaaaaagctaaCAGGAAATGTATGCactctttaatatttttttaacaaaacattaggCCGATACACATGTTAAAAGAAGGGAGACTTGTAGCCCGTCGGTAAACCAATGGCTTgatggtctaggatcgaccccatCGATTGGAccgtttctcgttccaatcagtgcaccacgactggtatatcaaaggccttggtatgtgctatcctgtctgtgggatggtgcatataaaagatctcatgttactaactgaaaaaaattgcgggtttcctctgtaaaaattatgtgtcaaaattaccaaatgtttgacatccaatagccgatgcttaataaataaatgtgctctagtggtgttgtgaaacaaaacGAATTTTATCTTAAAAGACGGATTCTTCTGCGcagaattttttattaaataaaattacaaaaatttcATCGCATTtcaattcaaattattttcgtgcttatatccaattaagtaaaaagtaaaaatagtaaatatccaattaaggtacaagtacgctgtcctgggcacacacacctcagccatctggactgtctgtccaggacagtgggttagttgttgttagtgagagagaagagggtgtagtggtcttatatcTACCCAATGAgtggttaaaactcgctttgtgtgtgagccggtaccgagctgcgaacccagtatctaccagccttatcttcgatgggttaaccacgactccaccgaggccCGTAAAAATCTAAAGTAACGAGGACAGAGACGCGTATAAAAGGGAAATAATTCTTAACGAAGTCTTATCTGCTATTGAATCCTCTACAAGTAATAAATCATCGGGCTGTGATGGCGTCACTGTCGATTCAACCAGAAATTGTTAGGTTCAATCGGCTGTGATCTACCAGAAGTAATACACGATGCTCTTGATAAGGAAAAACTAACTGTAACCATACGCCGCAGGGGTAATTGTTCTAATTTAGAGAGGTAATGAAAATCCGTATCTCAAAAACTGACGAcctatatattgtattgttaaatTGCGCGTACAAAATGATTACAAACCAGGGCTAGACCTTAGCGATAGCCcggggtgttttggctaccgatTTCTCACTTGGACTACCAGTTGTCTAACACCGGTAGTCCGCCAGGCTAAAGGTTTTGAAACCTTTTGGTAAATTGAATTAGAGACTTCTTGCTAAGCATCCAGATCAGAAATGTTCAAATTCAAGTtacccaagttcagccagcaaacgtttgggctaacgttcgcgaactatttgattggttcccgaagtGGTAATTCGGTTTACAGTGTAGCGTAAATATcgtgacatgagtgtatattaggaaatttttaaaaagacgtTTAACCTACCACAAATATTCAGACGATCaaaaacacactggatatacagacagtgatattacaaacaagaaaattgacttaaaatttaattttagtcattaagaAAACGTTATTAGTAGAAAacatcttatatatatatatatatatatatatatatatatatatatatatatatatatatatataaatatatatatatatatatatataaaaagtatttattgataaaaagaaaaagaagacgaAGTTTGTCTGGCCGATATACATCTACAATTCAACATAAATATGTCCCAAATGACCAGGCGACGAAACGTCTAGGGAATAAAACGGTAGCGAGTACGTAACGTTCAGGGATGAAACGGATTGGGTACGAAACGTCACGTAACCATGCCAACAAATAAAAGTGAGGACTATCCTTTTAAGAccgaatgaaggaaggaaatgttttatttaatgacgcactcaacacattgtatttacggttatatggcatcggacatacggttaaggactacacagatattgagagaggaaacctgctgtcaccacttcatgggctactcttttccattagcagcatgggatcttttatatgcaccatcccacagacaggataacacataccacggctggtgcactggctggaacgagaaatagccaaatgggcccaccgacggagatcgattctagaacgaccgcgcatcaagcgaacgctttataccactgagctacgtccgaAATGAAAACATCAATCAAAAAACACGCTTAGCAGACACCAATTTCTagtttaattgaaaaaaaaaaaaaatcatccaatttataaaatgattagaaatGTTATTGCAGTAAGAAAATAGCTGCATGACTGGAAGattgataaagtttgttttgtttaacgacaccactagatcatattgattaattaataatcggctattgggtatcaaacatttgatatttctgactcgtagtcattagagaaaacccgctatatttttccattagcagcaagggatcttttatatgcactttcccacagacaaaaaaacacataccaaggcctttgaccagttgtggtaccatggttggaacgagaaaaaaatccaatcagttgaatgcatcgaccgaggtgattcgatcctgcgacgtaaacacctcaaacgagcgctcaaccgactgatctaAAACGCGCCCCAACTGGAAGATTGAGTCCactgcaataaaacaaaatcatttattatacGGATCATATCGATTTTCAGAGTCTTACTGGCCGCAAATTCAAATTAAATCCCTATAGAATGATTTTTAGAATTAAACATAAACCTGGCGACTAAGCGTCGAACTTGGGATTTATTTCTCTGGACTAAGTCTTATTTGAAATACACGTAAATTACTAGAGGGAGATAAGCCATGAAATGCAATGACACTTTTTCGTCATTTAGTCAATCGAGAGTTGAAATTAAGTATTTTGCTGCATTAAAACAGCGTAGCAGTAGAGCAAAACTCTTAATgcactgatgcgcggtcggtctaggatcgatcccttcggtgggcccattggactattcctctttccagctagtgctccaaaactgatgtaacaaaggtcgtggtatgtaccatcctgtttCCGGGATGGTTGCATATATACTCGGTTATCAACAAAGTCCAAAGTAGATTTGTTTTCTGGAAGTTGGGAAATACAGTCCCAATGCTGGTGTGAATGGAAATATGAGATGGACTCCCATGAAAGtcccctgtgcgtgctgtatcctcaccgtggtgcaggggtgtaacttTCTCTTTGAGacccctgtgcgtgctgtatcctcaccgtggtgcagaggtgtaacattctctttgagacccctgtgcgtgctgtatcctcaccgtggtgcaggggtgtaacttTCTCTTTGAGACCCCCGCGTGTGCTGtatcctcaccgtggtgcaggggtgtaacttTCTCTTTGAGacccctgtgcgtgctgtatcctcaccgtggtgcaggggtgtaacttTCTCTTTGAGacccctgtgcgtgctgtatcctcaccgtggtgcaggggtgtaacttTCTCTTTGAGacccctgtgcgtgctgtatcctcaccgtggtgcaggggtgtaacttTTTCTTTGAGacccctgtgcgtgctgtatcctcaccgtggtgcaggggtgtaacttTCTCTTTGAAacccctgtgcgtgctgtatcctcaccgtggtgcaggggtgtaacttTCTCTTTGAGACCCCCGCGTGTGCTGtatcctcaccgtggtgcaggggtgtaacttTCTCTTTGAGacccctgtgcgtgctgtatcctcaccgtggtgcaggggtataACTTTCTCTTTGAGacccctgtgcgtgctgtatcctcaccgtggtgcaggggtgtaacttTCTCTTTGAGacccctgtgcgtgctgtatcctcaccgtggtgcaggggtgtaactttctctttgagaatggccaatacagcaccaaattaaagttttgagtaaaagtcagtatctatctgtgatatttgtatttttgcacagttctttacactgtttttgtttaaatcttgaatttttatattgatgttgatcatcaccttatttgtttgcattaccatagtttgacacccaatagccgatgaatttttcgtgctggggtgtcgttaaacattcattcatttattcattcattcccatgAAAGTATTCCAGTGGAAAACGGTACTACGCCAGTGGAGCTGACTTGTGAATATGGATATCAATAGACTTAATAAACGTATTTTCATTTGGACAGAAAAACTCCAATCTAAAAAGTGTaaaaaatggaattttaatGTGCACCAATTTTGTTTACAGCAACATACTGAACAGTTTTGTGACATTGATATTCCGCTACctcattatataattaataatgtctTAAAACAACTGTGTGAAACACATGGATTCGTGGAGGGAATTTATATATCACAACTCAAGACTTATGACGTATTTAAGAACTGGTTTGGCGTTGAAAGATACGTTGAAATGTTAATGCCCGGCCACGATGTGGTGTAGCACCAATACGACTAGAGACgggcaaatattaaaatttacctGCTCACGAACATCTATATCCTGTTTGTCCTAACCAGTGTGTGGAGGATGAATTGCATGTTTTTA comes from the Gigantopelta aegis isolate Gae_Host chromosome 14, Gae_host_genome, whole genome shotgun sequence genome and includes:
- the LOC121389198 gene encoding FMRFamide receptor-like, giving the protein MGEYSDASAVGFNKTAVMTVIRQLTAGQRQTLLEESGVSSLEELESLLRQHTMRVENYEQPYMQYAEFRMSKFLLLYVPPILIIIGTFGNMFAFLVLRRRSMIKVSTYFYLACLAVADLFVLYVGLLRMWIGELTGMDLQNQAMWLCKLTVILGYIASDTAVWIIMAVTVERFIVVCYPFKANQMCNVLRAKKVILGLVLLMFAINLHFLWTVESVEEMIDGRNVVYCRAVEPYSALVNEAWPWVDACIYSFLPFVFIIMLNIMIINQVVKAHNSRERMQGVSERQKLDGRRQSTEGTKLTIMLLTVSFSFLITTLPMNVSLIVTTFWNQMLHDPHKVAKFTLVKSITELLMYVNHSMNFFLYCATGKKFRQQIMRLLCQRESRTTWLSMTDNSPKAKQGIQNNKDDGILCFSKSEVTCV